In Oryza glaberrima chromosome 8, OglaRS2, whole genome shotgun sequence, the following are encoded in one genomic region:
- the LOC127782865 gene encoding disease resistance protein PIK6-NP-like — protein MELVTGTMGTLLPKLGQLLKDEYNLQAGVRKKIESLSRELESVHAALRKIGEMPWEQLDEPVKLWAGDLREASYDLEDIVDTFLVQLDCLQIAASDTQPLRRLREKVSKLFAKTKARHNIDAVIQDIDKKLQELVARRGNIIAKPAVQTTIDPRVLSLYRNSSELVGIDGPMEELIRMLAIGGDDQTKVISIFGFGGLGKTTLAKTVYDKLKSGFDCMAFVPVGQNPDMKKVLRDILIDLQRTSIYSNMMLWDERQLINEVQEFLQKKRYLIVIDDVWDVRVWELLRHSLPTNHLGSRIITTTRILSVAESCCRRTEDHIYKMDPLSDLDSQKLFFQRIFGSDDGCSTHLKKISMDILKRCGGLPLAILTLSSSLANKPMLAEEWKEVLRSSSGHDSVESMNQILSLSFHDLPHHLKTCLLYLSIFPEDYVIETEQLVWRWIAEGFIIPSESEILCKSELELGNAYFNELVNRSMIQPVDIQYDGTVQTCRVHDMILELIVSISTKVNFISVLHQDEMRFIDYKTKIRRLSVQSDRVEKLVKQMSRDDLSHVRSFTPFGSVKEIPHLGYFQALRVLDLGSCRSIENNHIENLGWLYQLKYLDLSRTSISELPRQIKNLRYLETLDLRGCDIEELPATIVGIQNLQRLLVNTSVKFPDKIGRMKALQLLLSVSMSCNPIKFVEELGKLIQMRVLNITFSKPVDMVDEVRKYTDSLVSSLNELVNLESLKIDPEEGCSLDSLMGVYLTFGCLKKLVIGYISTIPKWINPSMRNLVHLELKVDVVQEEDLQSLERLHCLLYLQLEMTDGSSKMLTVGCKGFRCLRESQYIWKNDGMGLVFLEGAMPKLQTLHLYFRTQETIANYSGVDGSGIENLSHLERLCIDVDCSGSTREEVEAVEESIRKAADRHRTKLILEIQRWCEACMIEEEAHDDNTDVPRRSTNRRANPVRVAFRVRADRRSRNRTRRNRTTAPSAST, from the exons ATGGAGCTAGTGACGGGGACGATGGGAACCCTGCTCCCCAAGCTGGGTCAGCTGCTCAAGGATGAGTACAACCTGCAAGCTGGCGTGAGGAAGAAGATCGAGTCTCTCTCGAGGGAGCTCGAGAGTGTCCACGCCGCCCTCCGCAAGATTGGTGAGATGCCATGGGAGCAGCTCGACGAGCCTGTCAAGCTCTGGGCAGGCGACCTCAGGGAGGCATCCTACGACCTGGAGGACATCGTCGACACCTTCCTTGTGCAACTCGATTGCCTGCAAATCGCCGCTTCTGACACACAACCGCTGCGGCGCCTGAGGGAGAAGGTCAGTAAATTGTTCGCGAAGACCAAAGCTCGCCACAATATCGACGCAGTCATCCAGGACATCGACAAGAAGCTCCAAGAGTTAGTTGCAAGGCGTGGCAACATCATCGCCAAGCCTGCAGTCCAGACAACCATCGATCCTCGGGTCCTGAGCTTGTACAGGAATTCATCGGAGCTTGTAGGAATTGACGGGCCAATGGAAGAGCTCATCAGGATGTTGGCCATTGGGGGTGATGATCAAACAAAGGTCATCTCCATCTTTGGATTTGGAGGACTTGGCAAGACCACTTTAGCCAAAACAGTTTATGATAAGCTTAAATCGGGTTTCGATTGCATGGCTTTTGTTCCCGTCGGTCAGAATCCTGACATGAAAAAAGTTCTCAGGGATATTCTCATTGATCTTCAGCGAACGTCAATTTACTCAAATATGATGTTGTGGGACGAAAGACAGCTCATCAACGAAGTCCAAGAATTCCTCCAGAAAAAGAG GTACCTTATTGTTATTGATGACGTCTGGGATGTACGGGTTTGGGAGTTATTGAGACATTCTCTGCCTACCAATCACTTAGGCAGTAGAATAATAACAACAACACGTATCCTCTCTGTTGCTGAATCATGTTGCCGTCGCACCGAGGATCATATCTACAAAATGGATCCTCTGAGTGATTTAGACTCCCAAAAGCTATTTTTTCAAAGAATATTCGGCTCAGATGATGGTTGTTCGACTCATCTTAAAAAGATTTCCATGGACATATTGAAAAGGTGCGGAGGTTTGCCATTGGCTATACTTACTTTATCTAGTTCTCTAGCCAACAAACCCATGTTAGCGGAAGAATGGAAGGAAGTGCTTAGGTCTAGTTCGGGACATGATTCAGTGGAGAGTATGAATCAAATTTTATCTTTGAGTTTCCATGACCTCCCTCATCATTTGAAGACATGCTTATTGTATTTAAGCATATTTCCGGAAGATTATGTAATTGAGACAGAGCAGTTAGTATGGAGATGGATAGCTGAAGGTTTCATCATTCCGAGTGAATCGGAAATTCTCTGCAAAAGTGAATTGGAATTAGGAAATGCATATTTTAATGAGCTAGTCAATAGAAGCATGATCCAACCCGTGGATATTCAATATGATGGTACTGTGCAAACTTGCCGAGTTCATGACATGATACTTGAGCTTATTGTATCAATATCAACCAAGGTTAACTTTATTTCGGTACTACATCAAGATGAAATGAGATTTATAGATTACAAGACCAAGATTCGCCGGTTGTCCGTCCAGTCCGACCGTGTTGAGAAATTAGTGAAACAGATGAGCAGGGATGACTTGTCTCATGTTCGCTCTTTCACCCCCTTTGGTTCTGTCAAGGAAATACCTCATCTTGGTTATTTCCAGGCATTGCGGGTGCTGGACTTAGGATCTTGTAGATCTATTGAAAACAACCACATTGAGAATCTAGGGTGGTTGTACCAACTCAAGTATTTGGATCTCAGCCGTACAAGCATCAGTGAGCTTCCGAGGCAGATAAAGAATCTTAGGTATTTGGAAACACTAGATCTTCGAGGGTGTGACATAGAAGAATTGCCAGCCACTATTGTTGGAATACAAAACTTGCAACGCCTACTTGTTAACACAAGTGTAAAATTTCCTGATAAGATTGGACGCATGAAAGCCTTACAGTTGTTGTTGTCTGTCTCAATGTCCTGTAACCCCATCAAATTTGTGGAAGAGCTCGGCAAGCTGATCCAAATGAGGGTACTCAACATAACTTTCTCTAAACCTGTTGACATGGTTGATGAAGTAAGGAAGTACACAGATTCTTTGGTCTCATCACTCAACGAGTTAGTCAACCTTGAATCTCTAAAGATTGATCCTGAAGAAGGTTGTTCCCTGGACTCACTAATGGGAGTGTACCTCACTTTTGGCTGTCTCAAAAAACTTGTCATTGGATACATTTCTACGATCCCAAAATGGATCAACCCATCTATGCGCAATCTAGTCCACCTGGAACTGAAAGTTGATGTTGTGCAAGAGGAAGATCTCCAATCTCTTGAACGCTTGCACTGCCTGCTATATCTTCAGCTGGAAATGACAGATGGCTCCAGTAAAATGCTCACTGTTGGCTGCAAGGGATTCCGATGCTTAAGAGAGTCGCAATACATATGGAAGAATGATGGGATGGGACTAGTGTTTCTAGAAGGTGCCATGCCAAAGCTCCAAACATTGCATCTTTACTTCAGAACTCAGGAAACAATAGCCAATTATTCTGGTGTTGATGGCAGTGGTATCGAGAATCTTTCGCACCTCGAAAGACTCTGTATTGACGTTGATTGTAGTGGTTCAACTAGGGAGGAGGTTGAGGCTGTGGAGGAATCCATCAGGAAAGCAGCAGATAGGCATAGAACCAAACTCATTCTTGAAATCCAAAGATGGTGCGAAGCATGCATGATAGAGGAAGAAGCTCATGATGATAATACGGATGTGCCAAGGAGATCCACGAATAGAAGAGCAAATCCAGTCAGAGTTGCCTTCAG GGTGAGGGCAGATCGGAGAAGCAGGAATAGGACTAGGAGAAATAGAACCACTGCACCATCCGCATCAACTTAG